GCTTCGTACGACGCTTCGGGCCGCGTGAAGCGCACCATCTCCACCTTGTTGAACTGGTGAACCCGCAGGAAGCCGCGCGTGTCCTTGCCGTAGCTTCCCGCCTCGCGCCGGAAGCAGGCCGAGTAGGCGGCGTATGCGATTGGCAATTTGTCGGCATCGAGTATCTCGCCGCGATGCAGGTTGGTCACGGGAACCTCGGCTGTCGGGATGGCGTACAGCCCGTCCTCCGGCATGTGATAGACCTGGTCGGCAAATTTCGGCCACTGGCCGGTGCCGCGCAGCGACTCCTGGTTCACCATGAATGGCGGGAACACCTCGGTGTAGCCGTGGTTTGCGCTGTGCGTGTCGAGCATGAAGTTGATGAGCGCTCGCTCAAGCCTTGCGCCTTTACCAGTATAGACCGGGAAGCCTGCGCCGCTGATCTTCGCGCCGCGCTCGAAGTCGAGAATGCCAAGGCTCTTGCCAAGTTCGAGGTGGTTCTTAACAGGGAAGTCCAGATTGTGCTCAAACGAAACCGGCCCTTTGTAGAGCACGTTCTCCTCTGCCGAGCGCCCTTCCGGCACGCTTTTGTGGAGCTTGTTCGGCAGGGTGAGCAGCAGCTCTTCAATCTCGGCTTCGAGTGCCGAGAGCGCCAGATCGAGATCGGCGATTTCGTCGGAGACCTGTTTCATCTGGCCGATCAGCTCGTCGGCCGACCCCTGTCCGGTGCGCTTGATGTTGGCGATCTCTTTCGATACCCGGTTGCGCAGCGCCTTGAGGTCGTCGGTGCGTTGCACCATCGCCTTGCGTTCGGCGTCACGTTCGAGCAGACGGTCAACCTTCGGTGCATCGCCCTGTTGCTGGCGGCGGCGCAGCATCTCTTTGACATCATCCGGATTCTGGCGGATGTAAGTAATGTCGAGCATATATCTTGCGGAGAATGTGGGTTAGGCTGAGAGGAGCGATTTCACGAGGTTCT
The nucleotide sequence above comes from Chlorobaculum tepidum TLS. Encoded proteins:
- the serS gene encoding serine--tRNA ligase; the encoded protein is MLDITYIRQNPDDVKEMLRRRQQQGDAPKVDRLLERDAERKAMVQRTDDLKALRNRVSKEIANIKRTGQGSADELIGQMKQVSDEIADLDLALSALEAEIEELLLTLPNKLHKSVPEGRSAEENVLYKGPVSFEHNLDFPVKNHLELGKSLGILDFERGAKISGAGFPVYTGKGARLERALINFMLDTHSANHGYTEVFPPFMVNQESLRGTGQWPKFADQVYHMPEDGLYAIPTAEVPVTNLHRGEILDADKLPIAYAAYSACFRREAGSYGKDTRGFLRVHQFNKVEMVRFTRPEASYEALEEILGHAEAILVALKIPYRVITLCSGDISANAAKCYDIEVWSPAENKYLEASSVSNFEDYQARRSNIRFKPDSKSKPEFVHTLNGSGLATSRLMVSLLEHYQTADGKLMVPEALKPYTGFEIIE